Genomic window (Streptomyces sp. TG1A-60):
CAGCCCGTGCTCCTGGAGGCTTCCGAACGAGCGGCCGGCTCATGGCCGCGCTACTACGACAGCCTCACCCTCCTCTCCCGTGCCGGATACAGCTCGCTCCCGTCGAACTCCCTGCGCGGAGTCGGCCGGGACGCCGCTCGCGCGGCCCGGCATCTCGCCGCGCACCTACGCCGGCACTGATCACTGCCCTTCGAAGCTCTGGGCCATCAGTTCGACATGTGTCAACATAGATGCATGTCGAACATCAAGGCACTGCCGCTGCTGGAGCCCGACGCCCCGGAGTCCGTGGTGCCCTGCTGCCCGCCGCTGACCGAGCGTCCCTTCACCGCCGAGGAGGCCGAGCGGACCGCCCGGATGTTCAAGGCGCTCGGCGACCCGGTCCGCCTGCGCCTCTTCTCGCTG
Coding sequences:
- a CDS encoding NAD(P)-binding protein — protein: MAHADVTVGGGGQAGLAVARTLRERGLQPVLLEASERAAGSWPRYYDSLTLLSRAGYSSLPSNSLRGVGRDAARAARHLAAHLRRH